From the genome of Muricauda sp. SCSIO 64092, one region includes:
- a CDS encoding PLP-dependent cysteine synthase family protein: protein MEYAENILETIGNTPLVKLNKITAELPCLVLAKYETFNPGNSVKDRMALQMVEDAEADGRLKPGGTIIEGTSGNTGMGLALAAIVKGYRMICVISDKQSKEKMDILRAVGSEVHVCPTDVAPDDPRSYYSTARRLAEEIPNAWYVNQYDNPSNTKAHYQSTGPEIWQQTQGKVTHFVVGVGTGGTISGVGKYLKEQNPDVKVWGVDTYGSVFKKYHETGIFDENEIYPYVTEGIGEDILPKNVAFDIIDGFTKVTDKDAAVFTQRLSKEEGMFLGNSAGAAIKGVLQLKEHFTKDDVVVVLFHDHGSRYVGKIYNDDWMRAQGFL from the coding sequence ATGGAATATGCTGAGAATATATTGGAAACCATTGGTAATACGCCATTGGTAAAGCTTAATAAAATAACGGCTGAACTTCCCTGTTTGGTTTTGGCCAAGTATGAGACTTTTAACCCAGGGAATTCGGTTAAAGACCGTATGGCATTACAAATGGTGGAAGATGCCGAGGCAGATGGACGCCTTAAACCGGGTGGAACCATTATAGAAGGAACTTCGGGTAATACGGGAATGGGTTTGGCCCTGGCGGCCATCGTAAAAGGCTATCGTATGATCTGTGTCATCAGCGATAAGCAATCCAAGGAAAAAATGGACATACTTAGGGCCGTGGGAAGTGAAGTCCATGTCTGCCCAACGGACGTTGCTCCGGACGACCCGAGAAGTTACTATTCCACGGCCAGAAGATTGGCAGAGGAGATTCCCAATGCGTGGTATGTCAATCAGTATGACAATCCCTCGAACACCAAAGCACATTATCAAAGTACGGGCCCGGAAATTTGGCAACAGACCCAAGGAAAGGTTACGCATTTTGTGGTAGGTGTTGGAACGGGGGGAACCATTTCCGGAGTGGGCAAATATCTAAAGGAACAAAACCCAGACGTAAAGGTTTGGGGGGTGGATACCTATGGTTCGGTTTTCAAAAAATACCATGAAACCGGTATTTTCGATGAGAATGAAATCTATCCGTATGTAACCGAGGGAATAGGGGAAGATATCCTACCTAAAAATGTAGCCTTTGATATTATTGATGGTTTTACCAAAGTAACGGATAAAGATGCTGCAGTATTCACACAACGCCTTTCCAAGGAAGAGGGTATGTTTTTGGGGAATTCCGCCGGAGCGGCCATAAAAGGCGTATTACAGCTTAAGGAACATTTTACCAAAGATGATGTGGTAGTCGTTTTGTTCCATGATCATGGAAGTCGTTATGTAGGGAAAATATATAATGACGATTGGATGCGTGCCCAGGGGTTCTTGTAG
- a CDS encoding lipid-binding SYLF domain-containing protein, with the protein MAKSIQNIFLPLGLKGTLVLLLLVLTPIATIFAQENKKLQLLIADAETAKLSFIESNPDMEDLFANTYGYAIFPNLGKGAFILGVSAGSGLVWQNEELIGEAKLREVSVGLQLGGQAFQLVIFYDNDEAFSRLKANKIEFRAQAAALADSKGTSTKLEMAEGIQVFAKPKKGIMGEVAIGGQKFRFKRFDKPIPAKEPKKKISVDDYFDY; encoded by the coding sequence ATGGCAAAAAGCATTCAGAATATCTTTTTACCGCTTGGATTAAAGGGGACACTAGTGCTGTTGCTATTGGTATTGACCCCTATTGCCACAATTTTCGCCCAAGAGAATAAAAAACTACAGCTTTTAATTGCTGATGCCGAAACAGCAAAACTATCGTTCATTGAATCCAATCCCGACATGGAAGACCTGTTTGCAAATACCTATGGATATGCCATTTTTCCCAATTTGGGGAAAGGCGCTTTTATACTGGGGGTTTCTGCCGGCAGCGGTTTGGTATGGCAAAACGAAGAACTCATTGGGGAAGCGAAACTACGGGAAGTCAGTGTGGGCCTCCAATTAGGCGGACAGGCTTTCCAGTTAGTGATTTTTTATGATAATGACGAAGCGTTCAGTCGCCTTAAGGCCAATAAAATCGAGTTCAGGGCACAGGCCGCAGCCTTGGCCGACAGCAAAGGCACTTCCACAAAATTGGAAATGGCAGAGGGAATACAGGTTTTTGCAAAGCCCAAGAAGGGGATTATGGGAGAGGTCGCCATCGGGGGGCAAAAATTTAGGTTTAAACGATTCGACAAGCCCATACCCGCAAAGGAACCAAAGAAAAAAATTAGTGTTGATGATTATTTTGACTATTAA
- a CDS encoding aldose 1-epimerase, with protein MTQLRLGNQIVQITDGELTGYKVGGHEFVHQKGSPGWGSADTEMFPIIGPVNEAGFQVQVPKGSAIQDQHGHLRQFPYDLLAVSETAAIFKKEYRAGTPIKNSKYPGKSTQEWLVWPYSFGFEKRFQLHEDALEITFTISGERDMPFMLGYHPAFKLHAKDPTIVTKEKTITLDEVLAVGSRALLVADHDELTLEDKKGVTIKTEGFGHFMCWTEVRNMVCIEPITFYPYAVEQLHLHEGFQYLKGNQVLKVWIKPKG; from the coding sequence ATGACACAATTACGGCTTGGGAATCAAATTGTACAAATAACGGACGGCGAACTGACCGGTTATAAGGTAGGGGGGCATGAATTCGTCCATCAGAAGGGAAGTCCCGGATGGGGGAGCGCGGACACGGAAATGTTTCCTATCATTGGCCCGGTGAACGAGGCAGGGTTCCAGGTGCAGGTTCCCAAAGGCAGTGCCATCCAAGATCAGCATGGTCACTTGAGGCAATTTCCCTATGACTTGCTCGCGGTTTCGGAGACCGCAGCAATCTTTAAAAAGGAATATAGGGCAGGAACTCCCATAAAAAACTCAAAGTATCCCGGGAAATCTACCCAGGAATGGCTGGTTTGGCCTTATTCGTTTGGGTTTGAAAAGCGATTTCAACTTCATGAGGATGCTTTGGAAATTACGTTCACCATTTCGGGGGAACGAGACATGCCCTTTATGTTGGGCTATCATCCGGCGTTTAAGTTGCACGCCAAGGACCCAACAATTGTAACCAAAGAAAAGACCATTACCTTGGATGAGGTTTTGGCCGTTGGAAGTAGGGCACTACTGGTAGCGGACCATGATGAACTTACCTTGGAGGACAAGAAAGGGGTCACTATAAAAACCGAAGGATTTGGTCATTTTATGTGTTGGACGGAAGTCAGGAACATGGTTTGTATTGAGCCCATCACTTTTTATCCTTATGCTGTGGAACAACTACATTTACATGAAGGTTTTCAATATCTTAAAGGAAATCAGGTCCTAAAGGTATGGATCAAACCCAAAGGTTAA
- a CDS encoding helix-turn-helix domain-containing protein yields the protein MEEQYIKLIFGLKLKQLRLKRKLSLFGLSKLSGLSKSYLNEIEKGKKYPKTDKIALLAEKLEVPYDSLVSLKLDKNLAPVGALLRSNILKELPLELFGVKEGDLIDIVANAPTKVNAFISTIIEIAKQYNFGRESFYLASLRSYQEANNNFFPELEKAAMDFAKAYQIDLRASVASKELEEILIEEYGYTINNENLREHQELDNLRSVFVPKTKTLLVADHVDEAQRTFIYAKELGYNFLKITERLYTFTWISFESFDQVLNNFYASYFAGALIIPRTLFRKHIDTFLGKPKFDKTFLTGIKNHYNASPESLYQRLTNILPNDYHLENLFFLRFGHKKGSDRFDINKELHLTHKHSPHGNETDEKYCRRWVSIRVLKEIAKNDGEHHMDVQISHYPDDGLSYLIFASATKDPFKKDEYRSVSIGLQINNELRKKVHFLEDTSIKSFKVGVTCERCAIKDCEVREAPPTILNHMERNRRTAVVVEELQQKFS from the coding sequence ATGGAAGAACAATACATTAAATTAATATTTGGGCTCAAACTCAAACAGCTAAGACTCAAAAGAAAGCTATCCCTATTTGGGCTTTCCAAGCTTTCCGGACTTTCCAAATCCTATCTGAACGAAATAGAAAAAGGCAAAAAATACCCCAAGACCGATAAGATTGCCCTGTTGGCCGAAAAGCTGGAAGTTCCCTATGATAGTCTTGTCTCCTTAAAACTGGATAAAAACCTGGCTCCCGTTGGCGCATTGCTGCGGTCCAATATTCTAAAGGAACTGCCGTTGGAGCTCTTTGGGGTGAAAGAGGGTGATTTGATCGATATTGTGGCCAATGCCCCGACGAAGGTCAATGCTTTTATCAGCACGATCATTGAAATTGCCAAACAATATAATTTTGGGAGAGAGAGCTTTTATTTGGCCTCCTTAAGATCATACCAGGAAGCCAACAACAACTTTTTCCCAGAATTGGAAAAGGCGGCCATGGATTTTGCAAAAGCCTACCAGATAGATTTAAGGGCATCCGTGGCCTCAAAAGAACTGGAAGAGATCTTGATTGAAGAATATGGGTACACCATAAACAATGAGAACCTAAGGGAACATCAGGAATTGGACAATCTCCGTTCCGTTTTTGTTCCAAAGACCAAAACCCTTTTGGTCGCCGACCATGTGGACGAAGCACAACGCACCTTTATTTATGCCAAAGAGTTGGGATATAATTTCCTAAAGATAACGGAACGCCTGTACACATTTACGTGGATTTCCTTTGAAAGCTTTGATCAGGTACTGAATAATTTTTATGCCTCCTATTTCGCCGGGGCATTGATCATTCCACGAACACTTTTTAGAAAACATATCGACACCTTTTTGGGAAAACCAAAATTCGACAAGACCTTTTTAACAGGGATAAAGAACCATTACAATGCCTCCCCAGAGTCCCTCTACCAAAGGTTGACCAATATTTTACCCAATGATTATCACTTGGAGAACTTATTTTTTCTCCGCTTTGGCCATAAGAAGGGAAGCGATCGCTTTGACATTAATAAGGAATTGCACCTGACCCATAAGCATTCCCCACATGGAAATGAGACCGACGAGAAATACTGTAGAAGATGGGTCTCCATCCGGGTTTTAAAGGAAATTGCCAAAAACGATGGCGAACACCATATGGATGTACAGATTTCCCATTATCCTGACGATGGACTTTCCTATCTGATCTTTGCTTCGGCCACAAAAGACCCCTTTAAAAAAGATGAATACCGAAGCGTGAGTATAGGATTGCAAATCAACAATGAGCTACGTAAAAAGGTCCATTTCTTGGAGGATACTTCCATAAAGTCGTTCAAAGTTGGGGTCACCTGTGAACGTTGCGCCATAAAAGACTGTGAGGTCCGGGAGGCACCACCCACTATTTTAAATCATATGGAGCGCAACAGGAGAACAGCGGTTGTTGTGGAGGAACTGCAACAAAAATTCAGTTAA
- the aceB gene encoding malate synthase A gives MEETLIASTQLQFSEEVTNYYPEILTDGALEFLVGLHQRFNKGRLQLLQERIKRQSQLDGGIFPTFPKETEQTRKADWSIPYIPEDLQDRRVEITGPVDRKMVINALNSGAKTFMADFEDSNAPSWENCMEGQYNLIDANKGTISYYDIKKEKSYKLNDQVAVLLVRPRGLHLNERHLLINGEEASGSLVDFGLYVYHNARTRIQNGTAPYFYLPKLEHYLEARWWDEVFTFAEEYLGIPVGTFKATVLIETITASYQLDEIIYELKNHIVGLNCGRWDYIFSYIKKFKNHPEFILPDRDQVGMTVPFMDAYSRLVIQRCHKRGIHAMGGMAAQIPIKDNPVANTAALEKVRLDKEREVKNGHDGTWVAHPALVPIAMAEFDKHMPAANQLDKMRENDTITEADLIAIPKGTITEVGIRKNINVGILYLEAWLRGNGCVALYNLMEDAATAEISRTQIWQWRKYQAQLEDGRKFTNELYDQIFAEEVEKIKHLIGEANLANTKFNMAFELFDELVKSREFQEFLTLKAYDKL, from the coding sequence ATGGAAGAGACATTGATTGCCAGCACCCAGTTGCAGTTTTCTGAAGAGGTAACAAATTACTATCCCGAGATACTGACGGATGGTGCCTTGGAATTTTTAGTAGGTCTACATCAACGGTTCAATAAAGGAAGATTGCAGTTATTACAGGAACGAATAAAAAGGCAGTCCCAATTGGATGGGGGAATCTTTCCCACGTTCCCCAAGGAAACGGAACAGACCCGTAAGGCAGATTGGAGTATTCCGTACATCCCCGAGGATTTACAGGACAGAAGGGTTGAAATAACCGGCCCAGTAGATAGAAAAATGGTCATCAATGCCTTGAATTCGGGTGCCAAAACCTTTATGGCGGATTTTGAGGATAGCAATGCTCCCTCCTGGGAAAACTGTATGGAAGGGCAGTACAATTTAATTGATGCCAATAAGGGTACCATCAGTTATTATGATATCAAAAAGGAAAAATCGTACAAACTCAATGACCAAGTTGCCGTTCTTTTGGTACGGCCCCGTGGGTTACATCTCAATGAACGTCACCTGTTGATCAATGGAGAAGAGGCCTCCGGAAGTTTGGTGGATTTTGGCCTTTACGTTTACCATAATGCCAGAACACGTATTCAGAATGGTACGGCTCCCTACTTTTATTTGCCTAAACTGGAACATTACCTGGAGGCAAGATGGTGGGATGAGGTCTTCACTTTTGCCGAAGAGTATTTGGGTATTCCCGTAGGCACCTTCAAGGCTACGGTACTCATTGAAACCATTACTGCCAGTTATCAATTGGATGAAATCATTTATGAGCTGAAGAATCATATTGTGGGCCTTAATTGTGGTCGATGGGACTATATATTTTCCTATATCAAGAAATTTAAGAACCACCCGGAGTTCATTTTACCCGATAGGGACCAAGTGGGGATGACCGTTCCCTTTATGGACGCCTATTCCAGATTGGTGATTCAGCGTTGCCACAAAAGGGGAATCCATGCCATGGGGGGAATGGCGGCCCAGATACCCATTAAGGACAATCCTGTGGCCAATACGGCCGCCCTGGAAAAAGTACGCCTTGATAAGGAAAGGGAAGTTAAAAATGGCCATGACGGTACGTGGGTGGCACATCCGGCCCTGGTTCCAATAGCAATGGCCGAATTTGACAAGCATATGCCCGCCGCCAATCAATTGGATAAGATGAGGGAGAACGATACCATTACCGAAGCGGATTTAATTGCCATTCCAAAAGGTACCATTACCGAAGTTGGTATTCGAAAGAACATCAATGTTGGCATCCTATACCTGGAAGCTTGGTTACGGGGCAATGGATGTGTGGCCCTTTACAACTTAATGGAGGATGCCGCTACGGCCGAAATCTCAAGAACGCAAATCTGGCAATGGCGCAAGTATCAGGCACAATTGGAAGACGGTAGGAAGTTTACGAACGAACTCTATGATCAAATTTTTGCTGAAGAAGTGGAAAAGATCAAACACTTAATCGGAGAAGCCAACTTGGCCAATACCAAGTTTAATATGGCATTTGAACTCTTTGATGAGTTGGTAAAATCCAGGGAGTTTCAAGAATTCCTTACCCTAAAGGCCTACGATAAGCTTTAA
- the aceA gene encoding isocitrate lyase: MEKREKIQALVTDWTVNPRWKGVERPYTAEEVINLRGSYDIEYSIARMGAEKLWEKLTTQDFVAGLGALTGNQAIQEVEAGLEAIYLSGWQVAADANLAGEMYPDQSLYPANSVPMVVKRINNALLRADQIQTVNKTKGKKDYLVPIVADAEAGFGGNLNAFELMKSMIENGASGVHFEDQLSSAKKCGHLGGKVLVPTQEAINKLIAARLAADVMGVPSVIIARTDADAANLLTSDIDERDHKFITGKRSPEGFFYVKNGLEQGIDRGLSYAPFADLIWLETSTPDLEQAKKFADAIHAQYPDKMLAYNCSPSFNWAAKLSVAEMETFREELAAMGYKFQFITLAGFHALNTSMFELSKSYKERGMAGYSELQQREFALQKEGFKAVKHQGFVGTGYFDAVQNIVTSGTASTVAMKGSTETAQF, encoded by the coding sequence ATGGAAAAAAGAGAGAAAATTCAAGCATTGGTAACCGATTGGACCGTAAATCCAAGGTGGAAAGGTGTAGAAAGACCTTATACTGCAGAGGAGGTGATCAACCTTCGCGGTTCCTATGACATTGAGTATTCCATTGCGCGGATGGGAGCCGAAAAATTATGGGAAAAGCTTACGACCCAGGATTTTGTGGCGGGACTTGGGGCATTAACGGGAAACCAGGCCATTCAAGAGGTGGAAGCAGGTCTGGAAGCCATTTACCTAAGTGGCTGGCAAGTGGCTGCGGACGCCAACCTGGCCGGTGAGATGTATCCGGACCAATCCCTTTATCCTGCCAATAGCGTCCCTATGGTGGTGAAACGCATTAATAATGCTTTACTACGGGCGGACCAAATACAAACGGTCAATAAGACCAAAGGAAAAAAAGACTATTTGGTGCCTATAGTTGCCGATGCGGAAGCTGGATTTGGAGGAAACCTAAACGCCTTTGAGTTGATGAAATCCATGATTGAAAATGGCGCTTCCGGAGTACATTTTGAAGACCAGTTGAGTTCTGCAAAAAAGTGTGGCCATTTAGGGGGAAAGGTATTGGTCCCTACCCAGGAAGCCATAAATAAATTGATAGCAGCACGTTTGGCTGCAGACGTTATGGGCGTTCCCTCGGTAATTATTGCAAGGACAGATGCGGATGCCGCTAACTTATTGACAAGTGATATTGATGAACGCGACCATAAATTCATAACCGGAAAGCGTTCCCCGGAAGGCTTTTTCTATGTAAAGAATGGCTTGGAACAAGGTATTGACCGTGGATTGAGCTACGCTCCTTTTGCCGATTTGATTTGGTTGGAAACCTCTACCCCGGATTTGGAGCAGGCCAAAAAATTTGCAGATGCAATCCATGCCCAATATCCAGATAAGATGTTGGCGTACAACTGTTCCCCTTCGTTTAATTGGGCGGCAAAACTAAGTGTGGCGGAAATGGAAACCTTTAGGGAGGAACTGGCGGCTATGGGCTATAAATTCCAATTTATTACCCTGGCAGGGTTCCATGCCTTAAATACCAGTATGTTCGAGCTTTCCAAATCGTACAAGGAACGCGGAATGGCCGGATATTCCGAATTGCAACAACGGGAGTTTGCCTTGCAAAAAGAAGGATTTAAAGCGGTGAAACATCAAGGCTTTGTTGGAACCGGTTACTTTGACGCAGTTCAAAATATTGTTACCTCCGGAACAGCAAGTACAGTAGCTATGAAAGGAAGCACAGAGACTGCTCAGTTCTGA
- a CDS encoding LytR/AlgR family response regulator transcription factor, with amino-acid sequence MNSVIKMGKLLKIVIVEDEPISSAYLKKLINDSGIEHEIVAELDSISDCLIFFSEQPIYDIIFMDIHLGDGTCFELLNSLTIEKPIIFLTTFDSYAIEAFRYNSIDYILKPAKLQDINDALNKYWSFKKVDEDEYLARMDQMVSSISTPKYKKRFLVRVRNKLRLVTLNQITCFYSDEGQTHLVDKSGNNHIIDYTLERLEELLDPEQFFRINRKITVSIDEIHSVEDYFNNRLKIRLNSRFKMDMVVSRNRVRNFKSWLKGVS; translated from the coding sequence GTGAATTCAGTTATAAAAATGGGGAAATTATTGAAAATAGTCATTGTAGAGGATGAACCAATATCTTCGGCATATCTTAAGAAGCTTATCAACGATTCCGGAATTGAGCATGAAATTGTTGCCGAACTCGACAGTATTTCGGATTGCCTGATCTTCTTTAGTGAACAACCGATTTACGATATCATTTTTATGGATATCCATTTGGGTGATGGCACCTGTTTCGAATTGTTGAATTCCCTGACCATAGAAAAGCCCATAATATTCTTGACCACGTTTGATTCCTATGCGATTGAGGCCTTTAGGTACAACAGTATTGATTACATTCTAAAACCGGCAAAGCTCCAAGATATCAATGACGCCCTAAATAAGTATTGGTCCTTTAAAAAAGTGGACGAGGATGAATATTTGGCCAGGATGGACCAGATGGTATCCTCTATTTCAACACCCAAATACAAGAAAAGGTTTTTGGTACGGGTGCGGAATAAATTGAGACTTGTAACCTTAAATCAGATTACCTGTTTCTATTCCGATGAGGGACAGACCCATTTAGTGGACAAATCGGGCAATAACCATATTATAGATTATACCTTGGAACGTCTTGAGGAGTTATTGGACCCGGAGCAATTTTTTAGGATCAATAGAAAGATTACCGTTTCCATTGATGAAATCCATTCCGTTGAGGATTACTTCAACAATCGCTTAAAAATTCGATTGAACAGCAGGTTTAAGATGGATATGGTGGTCAGCAGAAATAGGGTCAGGAATTTTAAAAGCTGGTTAAAGGGGGTATCGTAA
- a CDS encoding sensor histidine kinase, giving the protein MLSNAKKILGFDDTLLSIVGIILNTSISMGIYFGGALFEVSFVPFVLRWTIQLIGISILWIMTRNFYIAIVKKYPGYTNRHRRWTLLPLLYLPFWALMLFSILYLRPLVAIKLPGYTDPFIGMEIVVGGIILLVDICIYESLHMYAELNEVKIKEERMEKERISSQLISLRNQISPHFLFNSLNTLVYLIDEDKEKGKEFVHKLSYIYKCILEASDKDLVSVKEEMEYINAYSELLSQRFGNNLNFNFQIEDNEQEKKIVSLALQVGIENAVKHNIISRKKPLTIDVISQNDCLIVRNNLQRKSNDMFNNGFGLKNIANRYKLLTNKKIEIVKGENDFILKIPLIKM; this is encoded by the coding sequence GTGCTTTCCAATGCAAAAAAAATTTTAGGTTTTGACGATACCTTATTGTCCATAGTAGGCATAATCCTCAATACTTCGATTTCCATGGGCATCTATTTTGGTGGGGCCCTGTTTGAAGTTTCTTTCGTTCCCTTTGTCCTAAGATGGACCATACAACTCATAGGAATATCCATTTTATGGATTATGACCAGAAATTTTTATATAGCAATCGTAAAAAAATACCCCGGATATACCAATAGGCATAGAAGATGGACCTTATTACCCTTGTTATACCTTCCTTTTTGGGCATTAATGCTGTTTTCCATTTTGTATTTAAGGCCCTTGGTAGCTATAAAATTGCCCGGATATACAGATCCATTTATCGGAATGGAAATCGTTGTGGGGGGCATCATTCTTCTGGTGGACATCTGTATATACGAATCGCTCCATATGTACGCTGAGCTCAACGAGGTTAAAATCAAGGAAGAAAGAATGGAAAAAGAGCGGATATCCTCACAGTTGATAAGTCTAAGAAATCAAATAAGCCCTCATTTTCTTTTCAATAGCTTAAATACACTGGTTTATCTTATTGATGAGGATAAAGAAAAAGGAAAAGAATTTGTGCACAAACTTTCTTATATCTATAAATGTATTTTGGAAGCCTCGGACAAGGACCTGGTCTCTGTCAAGGAAGAAATGGAGTATATCAATGCGTATTCTGAACTGCTCAGTCAACGTTTTGGAAACAACCTAAACTTCAATTTTCAGATTGAAGACAACGAACAGGAAAAGAAAATTGTTTCATTGGCCCTTCAAGTAGGTATTGAAAATGCGGTTAAGCACAATATTATTTCCAGAAAAAAACCTTTGACCATAGATGTCATTTCACAAAACGATTGTCTCATTGTAAGGAACAACCTGCAAAGAAAGTCCAATGACATGTTCAACAACGGTTTTGGGCTAAAAAATATAGCTAACCGCTATAAGTTATTAACCAATAAAAAAATAGAAATAGTAAAAGGAGAAAATGATTTCATCCTTAAAATCCCCCTCATCAAAATGTGA
- a CDS encoding exonuclease domain-containing protein: protein MHYAIVDIETTGNGLKGNKITEISIFKFDGEDIIDEFTSLVNPECPIPFFITGLTGIDDQMVRRSPTFHQIAHEVLEITKDCVFVAHAVNFDYGVIKEEFRQLGVDFIRKKLCTVRLSRKLVPGLQSYSLGKLCSAMGIPIRNRHRAKGDAEATVLLFKRLLQRSNAQKILTDFLNSKNQEATLPPHLDKKIVDKIPNKPGIYFFLDQVGSIIYIGKAKNLKKRVLGHFYDKSEHEVRLCREIANIDFELSGSELIALLMESAAIKEHFPKYNRAQKRTVKRYGIFSYEDRNGILHLGFTPTKQLTKPLVAFGNPTDCRIFLKTLCEDYGLCPKYCQLVPATSSSGLCLQNNCKGDCQNKENIPEYNSKVRNAIASISRPIAQLVLRQPGRNAQENAFILMENNVYVGYGFIDITHSISSIEDLKAFLIPQKNTFETQRILENAVLKMDDLKTLF from the coding sequence ATGCATTACGCAATTGTTGACATAGAAACCACTGGAAATGGTCTAAAGGGGAATAAGATCACTGAGATTTCCATTTTTAAATTCGATGGGGAGGACATTATTGATGAATTTACGAGTTTGGTGAATCCTGAATGCCCCATTCCCTTCTTTATTACAGGACTTACAGGAATCGACGACCAAATGGTGCGACGGTCACCTACGTTTCATCAAATTGCCCATGAGGTCCTGGAAATAACCAAAGATTGTGTCTTTGTGGCGCATGCCGTAAATTTTGATTATGGGGTCATAAAAGAGGAATTCCGACAATTGGGAGTGGACTTTATCCGTAAAAAGCTTTGCACAGTTCGTCTTTCCAGAAAACTGGTTCCCGGTTTACAGTCCTATAGTTTGGGAAAACTGTGTTCCGCCATGGGTATTCCCATAAGAAACAGACACAGGGCGAAAGGGGATGCCGAAGCAACCGTTCTTCTTTTTAAACGGCTTTTACAAAGGTCAAATGCCCAAAAAATCCTGACCGATTTCCTGAATTCAAAGAACCAAGAAGCTACCCTTCCACCTCATTTGGACAAAAAAATAGTGGACAAAATTCCCAATAAGCCTGGAATTTATTTCTTCCTGGACCAGGTGGGCAGTATCATATATATAGGCAAGGCCAAAAACCTTAAAAAAAGGGTCCTGGGTCATTTTTATGATAAATCCGAACATGAGGTACGTCTATGTAGGGAAATTGCAAATATTGATTTTGAACTATCCGGAAGTGAACTTATTGCATTGCTTATGGAGTCTGCTGCCATAAAGGAGCATTTTCCCAAATACAACCGCGCACAAAAACGTACGGTAAAACGGTACGGTATTTTTAGTTATGAAGACCGAAATGGCATCTTACATTTAGGGTTTACGCCTACAAAGCAACTAACGAAACCCTTGGTGGCCTTTGGCAATCCAACCGATTGTCGGATCTTTTTAAAAACACTATGTGAAGATTACGGCCTTTGCCCCAAATACTGCCAATTGGTACCTGCCACCTCAAGCAGTGGCCTATGTCTACAAAACAACTGCAAAGGCGACTGTCAAAACAAGGAGAACATTCCGGAATACAATTCCAAGGTCAGGAATGCCATTGCTTCCATTTCAAGGCCCATTGCACAATTGGTACTTAGACAACCGGGAAGAAATGCCCAAGAAAACGCATTTATCCTAATGGAAAACAATGTGTACGTGGGATACGGTTTTATTGATATAACGCATTCCATTTCTTCGATTGAGGACCTCAAGGCCTTCCTTATACCCCAAAAGAATACATTTGAAACCCAACGGATTCTGGAAAATGCCGTACTGAAAATGGATGATTTAAAAACCTTGTTTTAG
- a CDS encoding RNA polymerase sigma factor, producing MLEFREHSVLIEFLRMGDERAFSFLIQEYHHLLCVFAYGLIRDEAKSQDIVQNVFLKVWEHRAGLKPEQSLKAYLHKLTYNEFVDTYRRQKSMSSLEERYFKTLNSIMAHENSNKNDMLIELVNSEINKLPEKCRRIFVMSKKEGLTNQEISQYLNISVKTVEAQITKAFSRLRKQLRPKIQALLFLVFKGK from the coding sequence ATGTTGGAATTCAGGGAACATAGTGTTCTGATTGAATTTCTAAGGATGGGGGACGAAAGGGCATTTTCTTTCCTTATCCAGGAATACCATCATCTACTTTGTGTGTTTGCCTATGGTTTAATACGGGATGAGGCAAAATCCCAGGATATTGTCCAAAATGTGTTTTTGAAGGTATGGGAGCACCGAGCGGGACTTAAACCTGAACAATCCCTAAAGGCATACCTTCATAAACTTACCTACAATGAGTTTGTGGATACCTATCGGAGGCAAAAGTCCATGTCCTCACTTGAAGAGCGCTATTTTAAAACCTTGAATTCGATAATGGCCCATGAGAATTCCAACAAGAACGATATGCTCATTGAACTCGTCAATTCAGAAATCAACAAACTTCCTGAGAAGTGCAGGCGCATATTTGTGATGAGTAAAAAAGAGGGATTGACCAACCAGGAAATATCCCAATATCTCAACATCTCCGTCAAAACCGTAGAGGCACAGATCACAAAGGCGTTTTCAAGACTTCGGAAGCAACTTCGTCCAAAAATCCAAGCATTGCTTTTTCTCGTTTTTAAGGGAAAGTGA